In one window of Anthonomus grandis grandis chromosome 11, icAntGran1.3, whole genome shotgun sequence DNA:
- the LOC126742107 gene encoding coiled-coil domain-containing protein 157-like codes for MYVNKTLALTLRQDILSINRLLQEISKTYQLELTNSWLFPTKSCSVLCETIINQSLDEYPYEKCLEILVDRLYVFNNIILLHLKKEKRSTNSSLVVQPTKPSIGISIRLIWEYITKLCNTRIQQQKIANKLTTEELMDRASQTDICSLNRCDSCSSAISCMKSILRTFEAQKDRVNLKYQILDITQFGSMMKATSSIEETLQNLYRRLHNEVREKDKLKNDNEQLINKIKGYESKTDFLEEEVRVLRKELEKDAQEITTFKEENSKLSELTANQYKKISHLEKTLNNFSISFQSMSKGNCKLKSQNKILQSNVETSLSLLRKCHSSLTSKLLKLDDEFIIIKAILEQYEKSVKEVNAKLVKIVKNIGKIDLKVTHKFDTKEALQELQKYEDFCVKIKEIFKEKLEKSKPSEIVSIKGNPVEDISRQIDDNNSKISILQKENGRLEILLNRFKGIQRK; via the exons ATGTACGTCAACAAGACGCTTGCCCTTACGCTGCGCCAagatattttatcaattaatcGACTTTTGCAAGAAATAAGCAAAACATATCAGTTAGAGCTTACTAATTCATGGTTATTTCCCACAAAATCTTGTAGTGTTTTATGCGAAACTATTATAAACCAGAGTTTGGATGAGTATCCTTATGAAAAGTGCTTGGAAATTTTAGTTGACAG gttgtatgtgtttaataatattatcttaCTACacctaaaaaaggaaaaaagatcTACAAATAGTTCGCTAGTAGTACAACCAACCAAACCTTCCATAGGGATATCCATAAGACTTATATGGGAGTACATCACTAAACTTTGCAATACAAGAatacaacaacaaaaaattgccaataaatTAACTACAGAAGAACTCATGGACCGAGCATCCCAAACTGACATTTGCTCTTTAAATAGATGCGATAGTTGTAGCTCAGCTATTTCCTGCATGAAGTCAATACTGAGAACATTTGAGGCCCAAAAAGACCg TGTTAATTTGAAGTACCAAATACTCGATATAACCCAGTTTGGGAGCATGATGAAAGCCACTTCTTCCATTGAAGAAACGTTGCAAAATCTTTATCGTCGATTGCATAATGAAGTGAGGGAGAAAGACAAGTTAAAGAACGACAATGAGcagcttataaataaaataaaaggataTGAATCCAAAactgattttttagaagaagagGTACGAGTACTAAGAAAGGAGTTAGAGAAAG ATGCTCAAGAGATAACAACTTTCAAAGAAGAAAATAGCAAATTATCAGAGCTGACAGCTAATCAATATAAGAAGATAAGTCATTTAGAAaaaacccttaataactttagtATCTCTTTTCAATCAATGTCAAAAGGCAACTGCAAactaaaatcacaaaataaaatattacaatcaAATGTTGAAACCAGCTTAAGTCTTTTGCGAAAGTGCCATAGTTCTTTGACAAGCAAACTGTTAAAACTAGATGATGAATTTATTATCATCAAAGCTATTTTGGAACAGTATGAAAAATCTGTTAAAGAAGTAAATGCCAAGTTGGTAAAGATTgtgaaaaatattggaaaaattgatCTTAAGGTCACTCATAAATTTGACACAAAAGAAGCATTGCAAGAGTTgcaaaaatatgaagatttttgc gtaaaaattaaagaaatttttaaggaaaaactggaaaaatcaaAACCTTCAGAAATCGTTTCAATCAAAGGGAATCCAGTTGAAGACATCTCTAGACAAATTGACgataataatagtaaaataagtattttgcaaaaagaaaacGGAAGgctagaaatattattaaatagatttaagGGCATTCAAAGAAAgtga